GGAGCAAGAACCTGATACCCGCATCATCCTTCAATCCTTCtctgttgccttttttttgtacgaagCTGACCgtaggaactttttttttcagcgGAGCTCCATCTAACTGCCCAGGTAGATTTTGTAATGAACTTTTGTGTAGCATGTAGGATGTATGATGATTTATTAGAAAGGATGGGAACGCGTAGGTCAGATTTCATATGCCTGTAATTATTCCATTGTGTCTAGATATTTTGCAATCTGTGATGAAGCGAGGACGGTATATTGGAAGGAAAGGATTTGCTAACTAAATTGAATTCGATTGCGATGATATTGAATTGTAATATATGAAGACTTTATTGCAAGTTATTGCTGTTTATTACAGCTGAGTTTGATTATCTTTCCAAAATAATTccttaaaaaataaacgaaattgaaaaaaatgtgtagctAATGACTCACAGTAGACAATGTTCCTCCTGGTCACACCAAATGTATAGTAAAAAGATTATCCTTTGATAAAAAGTGCATTAAAAAGTGCTATAAAACAAGATATACTAAAAAAGActacaaaaaacatttaaacatacAACACATTTTGAATGAAGAGAAGGTATGTGTTTGAGTTCCTTCTTCACTAAGCAGACAGTACTGACTTTTGACATATACCCTGAACGAACATTACTGTAGTCCCAGCACTCCCTTTTCTCTCGCATAGATTTTATGTAGTTGCTATGCTTTTACATGTCCAAGGGAAAATACCAAATTGTTCCTTTCGCCCTAACCACTCCCAGGTGTGGTGGTGGTCAGAGGGGGTGGTAATGGTAACCCACCCTCCGTAGCATAATACATCGATGTTGACACAGAGACGCGTGCCGATACTTTCTCTGGCGTGTGTGCTTGCGCGTGTGTATGCGTTTGGCAGAGTTGGTGGAAaagccaacaacagcaacaacaacggggAAATGATGGTATACGtgcttgtttgtgtgttgtggcTGTAAAACTTGTTTTTCAATCTTATCCACACACAGCATTAAGCCAAATTCCTCtccatgtgtgtttgtttgtaaatatgttttcttatttGGTGCGTGTGTAAGACGCGGTGATCAGCTGATATTacacaaaaaagtaataaaactcAATATGGTTTGGAATGATTTAAGATAATTCCCTGTGTGTAgagtaggaaaaaaacaatcgtatATTTCCGATTAGTAGTGAAGAAATCATGAAGATTGTCTTACTTTAAAACACAGCATAAGTGTGAGTGTCTCACACCTCACACACATCCACAGTATCGGTGCGACGCAGCGGCAACATAATCGCGATGCTCATTAACATTATGATGTTTTCTTCTGGGACGATAAATACACACGTATACATGCAGGGGAATGTGCGTGTGCGGCACGGGTACATAGAACGGTGAAATAGCTCTGTGAGCACATGGTTCCGTAAGATCCGATGTTCGcctttgtgtgcgtgtgtgtgtcgctCCTTGATCAGCTGTTTTTGACATTTCATCTtaatgtggaacatgtttcaaataaaCCTTTTCTTACTATTTGATATTGAAATTTCGAAAGCAATCGTTGAACCGTTTTTATTAAAGTGTTTGTATTTTCATCACTTTTGTAGTGTTATTCGAATATTCATTTgcctttttgatttttttttacaaaaaacaattCGATTAGATAAATTCATCTTCTAGTTACATTTCttacttaaatatttttgtctttttgtttggttaaaaCAACTCTGAACTAGTAAATAATCCAAAATGACGAAGAAAGATGTAAAACAACAATATTAGACATaactaaatttgaaaaaacaaaactccattCGATACTCATCGcaatgttttgcttgtttttttctttctctttttctctatttcttcaaacatcattatcatcgtcatcatcatcatcaccgtttTCCATCCATTCATCGTCATCGTGTCTCATCATCCTCAAACAAAATCCTCGATGCGTTCACCATGGGCGGCGAataatgtgtgtttatgtCGTGAATATAAAACGCAAACCCAACAACAAATGCGCAAAATCATACGGAAAAAATTAcccaccaaacaacaacaatcggcTGTGGCAATTGGAAAATAATCGGCACTTGGGCAAAATTGGTAAAACTGCTTGGTTATAATGGATCGGTGCTTTCCGATGTACTGCACTTACCGATTGGCTTCGTTATTGTATCTGGCAttggatttaattaaaattgtttcaacataAACTCGATGCTCTGGAACCTGATCAACCGACATGTGGACGACTGGATGATAATAAACACACATCGGCTCGAACGCTCGATCCACAAACATTTCATCTTGTTGgtccaaacacaacaaacatgtGCGTGATATCTGTACCGTTGTTGTCTAATGTGTTTATCTGTACCGTGGATATACGCCTGGGATGCGTGCATTTTATGCTTCTGCatcgtttcttctcccttcatcatcatcgatctCCTCCGCTGACCATTTCCCTTCCTTTATCTGTGTACGGGCCTGCATATGGACTAAAACAAATAGATGCCATACTTGCAGCTTCCGGACGGGGCTAGCATTTTGCTGAAGGACGGCAAAGGTGCTATCTCGCACGCCGGCGGTAAAGGTGTCCGACGTATGATCCTCGTAAACGATACATCCGCCCTACCACAAGGAACGCAACGGTAAGCTGATAGCGTTTCTAAActaattatttatcatttttaattttttgttgtttttttgtctgatTGTAGGATAATTACCACCGGTGGTACAGCAACAGCCGTCCCCACAGGCCATGTGAAGAAACACGAAGTTATAAGTAAGcatttttggtggttttgtgttCGCATGCATGCACCTTagtttgttaataattttctatattttgtttatggttgaaaaaaaaatgatttgatggtactttccttttcaataatagtaaaaaatgaattattacaAAAACTAAAAGTTCCTacgctatttaaaaaaaattgtttaccaTACTGCTAAGTAGTACACCCTGTACTGTAATGCGAGCCATAAAATATGGAAGACTAATGTGGTGCACAAGCTGCACTATGTGTAATCTTATCTTCGCGAAACCATGCACTTCCATTACTGCGGAGTTTTAAGTACAccgtttatttcctttttctcttatTGCGGTTGGAATTATTTTCGATCAATAATTTACGACTAATGTCAGTAGGGTTGCTATAAATATGAATCATTGTAGTGTAATTAAAAGTGAATGATTTATGTTATTCTAATGTCGATTGCACCTAAAGTAGcttcattaaaaattattcattatctAACGTGTAGCAGCTAATTGTATGGTTAAAACTTTTCTTACATTTTCAccttttgttgcattttattcTAACCAACGATTAATCTAAAACATAATAACTTAATTCCCATAATATTTGACGCACgtaaaaaacccgaaaatgaATCAGATCAATCCAATACTATCACTCTAGCAAATGGGCAGATTGACTCGAAGACGAAGACCATCCTCACGACAAGTGGTGCCAGTGCATTCATGTCCCCGATCGGGCCGATCCAGCTAACGGCAGAGGAATGCAACGATATACTGATGAAGCGGGCGGCCGCTGCAGTTGCTGCCAACAATCAGCATGCCATTACCAACAACAACGATGGTCAGCATACCTGTACgtgatttttttgtgctacaaaaattattattaattagtTACTGATAAATTGACTAATCGTTCATTCATTTTGCAGCGATTTCAGTGCAGGTGCAGAAAGTGATTCAAGGTTTGGAGGAGGGTGATGATTCCCAGGCCACTACATCGAATCATCAAATGAAGATCGAACCAACACTAAGCATTTCTCCCAAGCTGGAAGCAGTCGAAATGGATTATGTACGTATCGTTGAATGCAACTGCCAATCGATAAAGTCTTTATCgctgttatttgtttgtttttgcccgATAGAATGAATACGTTCAGCAGGAAGCCACTACACCGACACCGAATGTGGTCCCGAAGGAGCGTCCTTACTCGTGCGACCAGTGTGGAAAATCTTTCCTGCTGAAGCATCATCTAACTACCCATGCAAGGGTTCACACCGGTAGGTAGATGATGATGGGGTAATCCTTAACGCTTTGTTTCGCTTTACTAATCAATGTTTCtggttttgctttgctctGCTGTTGATTCTGTAGGCGAACGTCCTCATGTGTGCGTCCACTGCGGTAAAGACTTTGCCCATAAGCACTGTCTCAACACACATCTGCTGTTGCACTCGACGGAGCGTCCGTATCAATGCCAGGAGTGTAAGAAGAGTTTCACGCTGAAGCATCATCTGTTGACACATTCACGGGTGCACTCGCGCGAACGGCCCTTTGTGTGTGACCAGTGTGGCCGATCGTTCCCGCTGAAACGTCACTTAGTAACGCACAGCAAGTTCCATGCGGGCGAGCGTCCCTACGTGTGTGCAGACTGTGGTGAAAGCTTTGCGCAGGACGAACATCTGGTAATGCACTCACGATTCCACGGTTCAGTTAATCCGTTCCATTGTCGCGACTGTGGTGCTACCTTCCCGCGCAAGTTTCAGCTGGTAAATCATGGCAAGATACACGGACGTGTACCCCACTCTTGCACACTTTGCGGCAAAGAGTTCTTGCAAAAGCGTACCCTAGCTGCCCACATGAGGTAAGACTATTGTTATATGCGAAATGAAGACAGCTAGCGACTGATCACCGCTTTGTATCTTTTTTAGAATTCATACCGGTGATCAGCCATTCCCGTGCATTGCTTGCGGTGAAGGATTCCGCACCAAATCGGAGCTGAATGCGCACAACCGTCACACGCACAGTGGTGTCAATCCCAACGCGTCCAACACCACCATAATTACAAACAACTCCGTTGTCACATCGAACGCGCAGCAACAACAGGCTCAGGCACAAagtcaacagcagcagcagcaacagcatcaacaacagcacatCGATGTGAAACAGATCCAGCACTATCAaggccaacagcagcaggtaCAGGACGTCGCAAATGGTAACATCATCACGACGATCGCTGCCACCGGTCAAGGATCGCCCGAAACATCGCCAAAGCCACAGTACGCCTGCCGCGAGTGTGGCAGTGCGTTCAATAGCCGGGAAGCGTTAGCACTCCATCTACGTCTCCATACCGGCGACAAGAGTCTCATGACCGATCTGTGTGCGCTAACAGCAGCGATACCGGGCCATCTGTTCCCGGCCGTCAATCAAGGTTGGTAAACAGCGTGAAGAGATTGAttggttttagttttgttctCCTAGTTTAAATTACCTTTACTAAGAAGTTTTATTAGAATTGGGCTTGCCTTGTGCATAAAATAGTCGTTTACGATCCATTCATATTAACAATATTCTCCTTAATTGTTTTGCAACGAAAAGGAAGTCATTACGATTTAATCATTTGTTACTGTACTTTGACTAAGTCATATAACTATACATAAAACTTATATAATCCAAACGGATAAACTACTTACACACGCACATCAACACAATCTCACTTTCATGATTACGGGTGTTAAGGgttgtttgatattttgttCCTTTCTCGCGTTTTCTCACatgtacatattttattttgtttttatgttttttcttctcttttttcatgttcttctaccaccaccactactaccactaccaaCACTACttatactactactactattactaccaCCACTACTAATGTTGCTTTTCCTATCACTATTTTATAATTCCCTTTCATCATTATCTACTTTGCTTGGTgtgcattttatttgaaattttcaacaattAACCATCTTACATATGCTTTCCACAATATGTTTTCAATGTTCTGATTAAAATTCGTGCTTTTAATGATTCGCGACTGGTTAATTGAATTTGttgtcggatttttggttATAATCCATTTATTTCTAACCATTTTCTAAATGTTTGCCTGTGATGGTTTTGTGTAACTTTTTCAACATTACGTTTGCTGTCATCATTTTTGCGACTTGAAGAATTGAAAGTAGAATACCCGATGGTTGGCAACACGGTCAACGGTGATACGATCATGACGACCAATCCCGTAATACAAAACTCTTCCTTTCCAGTACAAATAATTACCTCCTCGGGCCAGGTTGTGCAGCAGCTTCAGCCCCAAAGCCCTccccaacagcaacagcagcagcatcaacaacagctGCAACAAGCGCAGGTAGTGCAGCAACATCAAACACAAACCGTCGTACAGCAACAaacccagcagcaacagattcagcaccagcagcagcagcaacaacagcagcagcagcaacagcagcagcaacaacaacatcaacaacaacagcaacagacgGTGGTTGTGGCACAGACTAAGCCGAAATCACACTACTGTACCCATTGTGGTAAAGGATTTGCGGCAAAGCATGGTCTGCTCTTGCACAATCGTCGCCACCCGAACGGTGGTTGCACCGTGCGAAC
The DNA window shown above is from Anopheles funestus chromosome 3RL, idAnoFuneDA-416_04, whole genome shotgun sequence and carries:
- the LOC125768051 gene encoding zinc finger protein 665 isoform X1, which gives rise to MCAAQTNAPASFNYAWGFQENQRADSVVEISPNINYTVGDGTTTMPYLQLPDGASILLKDGKGAISHAGGKGVRRMILVNDTSALPQGTQRIITTGGTATAVPTGHVKKHEVITNGQIDSKTKTILTTSGASAFMSPIGPIQLTAEECNDILMKRAAAAVAANNQHAITNNNDGQHTSISVQVQKVIQGLEEGDDSQATTSNHQMKIEPTLSISPKLEAVEMDYNEYVQQEATTPTPNVVPKERPYSCDQCGKSFLLKHHLTTHARVHTGERPHVCVHCGKDFAHKHCLNTHLLLHSTERPYQCQECKKSFTLKHHLLTHSRVHSRERPFVCDQCGRSFPLKRHLVTHSKFHAGERPYVCADCGESFAQDEHLVMHSRFHGSVNPFHCRDCGATFPRKFQLVNHGKIHGRVPHSCTLCGKEFLQKRTLAAHMRIHTGDQPFPCIACGEGFRTKSELNAHNRHTHSGVNPNASNTTIITNNSVVTSNAQQQQAQAQSQQQQQQQHQQQHIDVKQIQHYQGQQQQVQDVANGNIITTIAATGQGSPETSPKPQYACRECGSAFNSREALALHLRLHTGDKSLMTDLCALTAAIPGHLFPAVNQELKVEYPMVGNTVNGDTIMTTNPVIQNSSFPVQIITSSGQVVQQLQPQSPPQQQQQQHQQQLQQAQVVQQHQTQTVVQQQTQQQQIQHQQQQQQQQQQQQQQQQQHQQQQQQTVVVAQTKPKSHYCTHCGKGFAAKHGLLLHNRRHPNGGCTVRTHVCECGKAFFQKNHLMLHQRQHLEQNQRTGGAAGGAGGAGTGAGGQAGQQQQASAGQQQLVVIQTTNQESLVQQQQQQQQAAAAAAQQQQQAAAAAAAQQQHQLQQQQAQQQAVVQQQQQQQAQQQQNQNNQHAMRNLVIANQPVQVQVLEGNTTQVIKYEIIHDTSRQSNVE
- the LOC125768051 gene encoding zinc finger protein 420 isoform X5, which translates into the protein MCAAQTNAPASFNYAWGFQENQRADSVVEISPNINYTVGDGTTTMPYLQLPDGASILLKDGKGAISHAGGKGVRRMILVNDTSALPQGTQRIITTGGTATAVPTGHVKKHEVITNGQIDSKTKTILTTSGASAFMSPIGPIQLTAEECNDILMKRAAAAVAANNQHAITNNNDGQHTSISVQVQKVIQGLEEGDDSQATTSNHQMKIEPTLSISPKLEAVEMDYNEYVQQEATTPTPNVVPKERPYSCDQCGKSFLLKHHLTTHARVHTGERPHVCVHCGKDFAHKHCLNTHLLLHSTERPYQCQECKKSFTLKHHLLTHSRVHSRERPFVCDQCGRSFPLKRHLVTHSKFHAGERPYVCADCGESFAQDEHLVMHSRFHGSVNPFHCRDCGATFPRKFQLVNHGKIHGRVPHSCTLCGKEFLQKRTLAAHMRIHTGDQPFPCIACGEGFRTKSELNAHNRHTHSGVNPNASNTTIITNNSVVTSNAQQQQAQAQSQQQQQQQHQQQHIDVKQIQHYQGQQQQVQDVANGNIITTIAATGQGSPETSPKPQYACRECGSAFNSREALALHLRLHTGDKSLMTDLCALTAAIPGHLFPAVNQVQIITSSGQVVQQLQPQSPPQQQQQQHQQQLQQAQVVQQHQTQTVVQQQTQQQQIQHQQQQQQQQQQQQQQQQQHQQQQQQTVVVAQTKPKSHYCTHCGKGFAAKHGLLLHNRRHPNGGCTVRTHVCECGKAFFQKNHLMLHQRQHLEQNQRTGGAAGGAGGAGTGAGGQAGQQQQASAGQQQLVVIQTTNQESLVQQQQQQQQAAAAAAQQQQQAAAAAAAQQQHQLQQQQAQQQAVVQQQQQQQAQQQQNQNNQHAMRNLVIANQPVQVLEGNTTQVIKYEIIHDTSRQSNVE
- the LOC125768051 gene encoding zinc finger protein 665 isoform X2, coding for MCAAQTNAPASFNYAWGFQENQRADSVVEISPNINYTVGDGTTTMPYLQLPDGASILLKDGKGAISHAGGKGVRRMILVNDTSALPQGTQRIITTGGTATAVPTGHVKKHEVITNGQIDSKTKTILTTSGASAFMSPIGPIQLTAEECNDILMKRAAAAVAANNQHAITNNNDGQHTSISVQVQKVIQGLEEGDDSQATTSNHQMKIEPTLSISPKLEAVEMDYNEYVQQEATTPTPNVVPKERPYSCDQCGKSFLLKHHLTTHARVHTGERPHVCVHCGKDFAHKHCLNTHLLLHSTERPYQCQECKKSFTLKHHLLTHSRVHSRERPFVCDQCGRSFPLKRHLVTHSKFHAGERPYVCADCGESFAQDEHLVMHSRFHGSVNPFHCRDCGATFPRKFQLVNHGKIHGRVPHSCTLCGKEFLQKRTLAAHMRIHTGDQPFPCIACGEGFRTKSELNAHNRHTHSGVNPNASNTTIITNNSVVTSNAQQQQAQAQSQQQQQQQHQQQHIDVKQIQHYQGQQQQVQDVANGNIITTIAATGQGSPETSPKPQYACRECGSAFNSREALALHLRLHTGDKSLMTDLCALTAAIPGHLFPAVNQELKVEYPMVGNTVNGDTIMTTNPVIQNSSFPVQIITSSGQVVQQLQPQSPPQQQQQQHQQQLQQAQVVQQHQTQTVVQQQTQQQQIQHQQQQQQQQQQQQQQQQQHQQQQQQTVVVAQTKPKSHYCTHCGKGFAAKHGLLLHNRRHPNGGCTVRTHVCECGKAFFQKNHLMLHQRQHLEQNQRTGGAAGGAGGAGTGAGGQAGQQQQASAGQQQLVVIQTTNQESLVQQQQQQQQAAAAAAQQQQQAAAAAAAQQQHQLQQQQAQQQAVVQQQQQQQAQQQQNQNNQHAMRNLVIANQPVQVLEGNTTQVIKYEIIHDTSRQSNVE
- the LOC125768051 gene encoding zinc finger protein 665 isoform X3 — protein: MCAAQTNAPASFNYAWGFQENQRADSVVEISPNINYTVGDGTTTLPDGASILLKDGKGAISHAGGKGVRRMILVNDTSALPQGTQRIITTGGTATAVPTGHVKKHEVITNGQIDSKTKTILTTSGASAFMSPIGPIQLTAEECNDILMKRAAAAVAANNQHAITNNNDGQHTSISVQVQKVIQGLEEGDDSQATTSNHQMKIEPTLSISPKLEAVEMDYNEYVQQEATTPTPNVVPKERPYSCDQCGKSFLLKHHLTTHARVHTGERPHVCVHCGKDFAHKHCLNTHLLLHSTERPYQCQECKKSFTLKHHLLTHSRVHSRERPFVCDQCGRSFPLKRHLVTHSKFHAGERPYVCADCGESFAQDEHLVMHSRFHGSVNPFHCRDCGATFPRKFQLVNHGKIHGRVPHSCTLCGKEFLQKRTLAAHMRIHTGDQPFPCIACGEGFRTKSELNAHNRHTHSGVNPNASNTTIITNNSVVTSNAQQQQAQAQSQQQQQQQHQQQHIDVKQIQHYQGQQQQVQDVANGNIITTIAATGQGSPETSPKPQYACRECGSAFNSREALALHLRLHTGDKSLMTDLCALTAAIPGHLFPAVNQELKVEYPMVGNTVNGDTIMTTNPVIQNSSFPVQIITSSGQVVQQLQPQSPPQQQQQQHQQQLQQAQVVQQHQTQTVVQQQTQQQQIQHQQQQQQQQQQQQQQQQQHQQQQQQTVVVAQTKPKSHYCTHCGKGFAAKHGLLLHNRRHPNGGCTVRTHVCECGKAFFQKNHLMLHQRQHLEQNQRTGGAAGGAGGAGTGAGGQAGQQQQASAGQQQLVVIQTTNQESLVQQQQQQQQAAAAAAQQQQQAAAAAAAQQQHQLQQQQAQQQAVVQQQQQQQAQQQQNQNNQHAMRNLVIANQPVQVQVLEGNTTQVIKYEIIHDTSRQSNVE
- the LOC125768051 gene encoding zinc finger protein 420 isoform X4 yields the protein MCAAQTNAPASFNYAWGFQENQRADSVVEISPNINYTVGDGTTTMPYLQLPDGASILLKDGKGAISHAGGKGVRRMILVNDTSALPQGTQRIITTGGTATAVPTGHVKKHEVITNGQIDSKTKTILTTSGASAFMSPIGPIQLTAEECNDILMKRAAAAVAANNQHAITNNNDGQHTSISVQVQKVIQGLEEGDDSQATTSNHQMKIEPTLSISPKLEAVEMDYNEYVQQEATTPTPNVVPKERPYSCDQCGKSFLLKHHLTTHARVHTGERPHVCVHCGKDFAHKHCLNTHLLLHSTERPYQCQECKKSFTLKHHLLTHSRVHSRERPFVCDQCGRSFPLKRHLVTHSKFHAGERPYVCADCGESFAQDEHLVMHSRFHGSVNPFHCRDCGATFPRKFQLVNHGKIHGRVPHSCTLCGKEFLQKRTLAAHMRIHTGDQPFPCIACGEGFRTKSELNAHNRHTHSGVNPNASNTTIITNNSVVTSNAQQQQAQAQSQQQQQQQHQQQHIDVKQIQHYQGQQQQVQDVANGNIITTIAATGQGSPETSPKPQYACRECGSAFNSREALALHLRLHTGDKSLMTDLCALTAAIPGHLFPAVNQVQIITSSGQVVQQLQPQSPPQQQQQQHQQQLQQAQVVQQHQTQTVVQQQTQQQQIQHQQQQQQQQQQQQQQQQQHQQQQQQTVVVAQTKPKSHYCTHCGKGFAAKHGLLLHNRRHPNGGCTVRTHVCECGKAFFQKNHLMLHQRQHLEQNQRTGGAAGGAGGAGTGAGGQAGQQQQASAGQQQLVVIQTTNQESLVQQQQQQQQAAAAAAQQQQQAAAAAAAQQQHQLQQQQAQQQAVVQQQQQQQAQQQQNQNNQHAMRNLVIANQPVQVQVLEGNTTQVIKYEIIHDTSRQSNVE